The Chloroflexota bacterium genome window below encodes:
- a CDS encoding DUF4230 domain-containing protein has protein sequence MHWVRQNAFFLVLLLLLIVLALLGRGLVSSLASSPPPSSEPSTSTPSVSLQELRKVADQAMVSQQTVAEVRSDRFPDDIWGQLGAREELILLVYGDVKAGFDPADLEASDFWFDGNRVQLHLPAPVLLDAQVDSERSHIVFHHKSPFLNADPTFQEEALESAEDAIRQAAVEAGLLEWAARYGQLSFENYLRSRGFEDVRIAVN, from the coding sequence ATGCACTGGGTGCGACAAAACGCCTTCTTCCTGGTCCTGCTTCTCCTCCTGATCGTTCTCGCATTGCTCGGACGTGGTCTGGTGTCATCTCTGGCATCCTCGCCGCCACCGAGTTCTGAGCCGTCAACGTCAACTCCTTCAGTAAGTCTTCAAGAGCTTAGGAAGGTCGCCGACCAGGCTATGGTTTCCCAGCAGACCGTGGCCGAGGTGCGCAGTGACCGATTTCCCGACGACATCTGGGGCCAGTTGGGCGCTCGGGAAGAACTCATACTGCTGGTGTATGGCGATGTCAAGGCAGGATTCGACCCGGCCGACCTGGAGGCGTCTGACTTCTGGTTCGACGGCAACCGGGTGCAGTTGCATTTGCCTGCCCCGGTCCTTCTGGATGCCCAGGTCGATTCGGAACGGTCCCATATCGTTTTTCACCACAAATCACCCTTTCTCAACGCCGACCCGACATTCCAGGAAGAGGCACTCGAGTCTGCCGAGGATGCCATCAGACAGGCGGCGGTGGAGGCGGGACTGCTGGAATGGGCTGCTCGCTACGGGCAGCTTAGCTTTGAAAACTACCTGCGCTCACGCGGCTTCGAAGACGTTCGAATCGCCGTCAATTGA
- a CDS encoding DUF4230 domain-containing protein: MEIKGLKLWQVILLAIVAIGAAIFILSALFGNARQATDEMALAPTELWPTAIKTRTPTATVPATQTPGPSSTPTATPTATATPTATPTPTPTPRIILEDVRSLGRLETMEYVVQVVVPLESEPRTPWEQMVGYDAILLVAGGEVVAGFDLTDIDPGNIVVEGDRVQLTLPPPQILYSRLDNDRTYVQERRTGFLLKPDVDLEGEARQIAESQLRDWAQAQGILERAEQTGQMVLLSFLKALGFTDATVLVESKFTETP; this comes from the coding sequence ATGGAAATCAAAGGATTGAAGCTGTGGCAGGTTATCCTGTTGGCAATCGTGGCCATCGGTGCCGCGATTTTCATCCTGTCGGCCCTGTTTGGCAATGCCAGGCAAGCGACTGACGAAATGGCACTGGCGCCCACAGAACTCTGGCCCACGGCTATCAAGACCAGAACGCCAACGGCAACGGTGCCTGCCACCCAAACACCGGGACCGAGTTCAACACCGACGGCGACACCAACCGCCACCGCCACACCAACTGCAACACCCACACCAACGCCGACACCTCGCATCATCCTGGAGGATGTCAGGTCGCTGGGCCGCCTTGAAACCATGGAATACGTGGTGCAAGTGGTGGTCCCACTGGAAAGCGAGCCTCGCACGCCCTGGGAGCAGATGGTGGGCTACGATGCCATCCTGCTGGTTGCCGGGGGCGAGGTTGTTGCAGGCTTCGACCTGACCGATATCGATCCTGGAAATATCGTGGTCGAAGGTGACCGGGTGCAGCTTACCCTGCCCCCTCCCCAGATCCTTTACAGCCGGTTGGACAACGACAGAACCTACGTCCAGGAACGCCGGACAGGCTTCCTGCTGAAACCAGACGTGGACCTGGAAGGAGAAGCAAGGCAGATTGCCGAATCACAACTGCGGGATTGGGCGCAGGCTCAGGGGATCCTGGAGAGGGCCGAGCAGACTGGCCAGATGGTCCTGCTCTCCTTCCTGAAAGCCCTGGGTTTCACCGACGCCACAGTCCTGGTCGAGTCGAAGTTCACAGAAACCCCATAG
- a CDS encoding NAD(P)-binding domain-containing protein translates to MQENENTRKSEAEVAIVGAGPIGIELAACLKRAGVDYVHIEAKQIGDTISWWPRNTTFFSTTERIEIAGIPIQNPAQQRTTGEEYLVYLRSVIEQLDLQVNAYEPLINIESRASGFKLTTRPASGERHWSCRKLVLATGDMHGPNRLGIPGEDLPHVSHYFHDVHPYFRQRLLIVGGRNSAVEAALRCWRAGAEVAISYRRPSFNSKIIKHWILPDLETQIDLGNIAFHESTIPVEITPRDVVLAQVDEGLQPSGEYLSQPADFVLLLTGFEADMSLFETAGIELEGPEQTPLYNPETMETNVPGLYLAGTAAAGRRQEKYRLFIENTHVHVGRIVQELTGSWPEDLGAVPKRSYELPLEAIQAN, encoded by the coding sequence ATGCAAGAAAACGAAAACACGCGGAAAAGTGAAGCGGAGGTGGCCATCGTCGGCGCCGGTCCGATCGGGATCGAGCTGGCCGCCTGCCTGAAACGCGCGGGGGTCGACTATGTACATATCGAGGCAAAACAGATCGGGGACACCATCTCCTGGTGGCCGCGCAACACCACGTTTTTCAGTACGACGGAGCGAATCGAGATCGCCGGCATACCGATCCAGAATCCCGCCCAACAGCGTACCACCGGTGAGGAATACCTGGTCTATCTTCGCAGCGTGATCGAGCAACTCGATCTCCAGGTCAATGCCTATGAGCCGCTGATCAACATCGAAAGCCGGGCATCCGGATTCAAGCTGACAACCCGGCCTGCCAGCGGCGAGCGCCATTGGTCCTGCCGAAAACTGGTCCTTGCTACCGGAGACATGCACGGACCCAATCGGCTGGGCATACCTGGCGAAGATTTGCCCCACGTCAGCCACTATTTCCATGACGTGCACCCCTATTTTCGCCAGCGGTTATTGATCGTGGGCGGCCGCAATTCCGCAGTCGAGGCAGCCCTGCGTTGCTGGAGAGCCGGCGCTGAGGTTGCGATCAGCTACAGGCGCCCCAGCTTCAATTCTAAGATCATCAAACACTGGATACTGCCCGACCTTGAGACGCAGATCGATCTGGGCAACATCGCCTTCCACGAATCGACAATACCGGTTGAGATAACGCCCCGGGATGTCGTGTTGGCCCAGGTGGACGAGGGCTTGCAGCCGAGCGGGGAATACCTGTCCCAACCGGCCGATTTCGTGCTTCTTCTTACCGGTTTTGAGGCTGACATGAGTCTTTTTGAGACGGCGGGCATTGAGTTGGAGGGCCCCGAGCAAACACCGCTGTATAACCCGGAAACCATGGAGACAAACGTGCCTGGGCTGTATCTGGCGGGAACCGCTGCTGCAGGCCGCCGCCAGGAGAAATACCGGTTGTTCATCGAGAACACCCACGTCCATGTGGGTCGAATCGTGCAGGAATTGACGGGTAGCTGGCCCGAAGACCTGGGCGCGGTGCCAAAGCGGAGCTACGAATTGCCGCTGGAGGCGATACAGGCGAATTGA